The following proteins are co-located in the Nocardioides piscis genome:
- a CDS encoding GtrA family protein → MLATALMDRHRHNLVLLARFGLVGVSGVLVNLLTLIAVKRLGPGFEEVVLPLPFGEFNLRWYHLYSTAAFLVANLWNFQLNRNWAFGSTRHAKWRREYLPFLAVGLAGQVVGLVVLTALLHPHSPLSLPTTVLDDSTGLRTRLYWAQLIVIALVTPLSFVFNKIWTFAAVRTHHRDLADPLHPGAS, encoded by the coding sequence GTGCTCGCGACCGCGCTCATGGACCGTCACCGTCACAACCTCGTGCTGTTGGCCCGCTTCGGCCTGGTCGGGGTCTCTGGCGTCCTGGTCAATCTCCTGACCCTGATCGCGGTCAAGCGCCTCGGCCCAGGGTTCGAGGAGGTCGTCCTCCCGCTGCCGTTCGGCGAGTTCAACCTGCGCTGGTATCACCTCTACTCCACGGCTGCCTTCCTGGTCGCCAACCTGTGGAACTTCCAGCTCAACCGCAACTGGGCCTTCGGCAGCACCCGGCACGCGAAGTGGCGGAGGGAATACCTGCCCTTCCTGGCCGTCGGTCTGGCCGGGCAGGTCGTCGGCCTCGTCGTGCTGACGGCTCTCCTGCACCCGCACTCGCCGCTGAGCCTGCCCACGACGGTGCTCGATGACTCGACCGGCCTGCGCACACGCCTGTACTGGGCGCAGCTCATCGTGATCGCGCTGGTCACGCCGCTGTCCTTCGTGTTCAACAAGATCTGGACCTTCGCGGCAGTGCGCACCCATCACCGAGACCTTGCGGACCCGCTGCACCCGGGAGCCAGCTAG